CTACACCACAGTTTAATACTTTCCTCCTCGTCCTCAGTGATGGGAGAAACCGCTCTTCAGACACCAGCCCATGCAGCCTCGAGACAGAAAGGACGTTATTTCTATTTCTAGGGCACTCAAACTCCAGTTGACCGAAGACAGCCCGACTCCACTACAGGGTGTGCGTTCTAATCCTGGTACACACGGAGGCCATGAGGCCTCGCACGGGACGTGCAGCCAGGGCATCCCAAAATAAAGCGTCACCCGGCAGCGAACGCAGCCCCGGGTGGGACTGCGGGCCCTCGCTGCGAAGCCCCGGCGGGGAGCAGCCGGCGTTTCCCCGCGGGACGAGGCCCGGCTGGGAGAAAGGCctttgccccccgcccccccgggcagggaccTGCCGAAGCCCCCCCCGGGAGCGCACCCTGCCTTGCCCGCCGCCCCCGAGGCCAGGAGCTGCCGGCGCCCACCCGAGCCCCGCTGCTCGCGGtccgccggcgctgccccccccccgcccccgccccgagCTCCCACagcccgcccgcggccccgcgGGGGACGCCGGAGGGACCCTGCCCGTTCAACGGCCCCCCGGCCCTGaaccctccccgcccccccccccccgcggagcggggccggccgaGCACCTGCGGCTCCCCCGCACCGAGGCCCCCCCGCCACGGCCCaggccccctcccgcccccgcaaGCCCAGGGCCGCCCCCGGCTCCCTCAGCCTTACCCGCCCGCCGGGCCACGGCCgggccgcgccccgcccgccgggAGGGGATACCGGccgtccccttcccctgcccggCAGGGCGAGGCCGGCCCGGGGCAGCCGCCCTACCTCCGCGTCTCCTCGCTCTCGGGCTCGCCGAGTCCCTCGGGCGCCGCCATGACCACATCGcactcggccgccgccgccatcttaccgccgggccgggctggggacggacggtggggcggggcggggggcgggcacGGCGCCGGAAGGGGCGGGGCTTCCGCGGACAACGGCGGCGGAGCGCGGGCCGGCATAGAGCGGCGttggggcggggcggccgcggggtcCGCCCGCCATGGGGAGGCCGGCGACGGGACCGGGGCTAGACCGGCGGGTACCGGGTACCGGGGGCCCTCACCCGCTGTCACGGCGGCCCGGGCGGCCCGGCAAGGCCCCGGTCCGCCTACCCGCTAGGGGGCGCTGTGGGCCCGCTGGGCCTCGCCTCGCCCCTTCCGCCGCCGCTCAGGTGAGGCCCCGCCGGTCCCGCAGGCCGCTCTCGGGCCGCTTCGCCCCGGGCCGGCTGTGGGCACAGCCGGGTGTCATCGTCCCCCGTCCCGCCCCCGACCGCCGGCGGCTGCGGGCCGGGCCTCCCGCGTCCCCTCGGGCCCTTCTTGTCCCCGCCCGGCCGGGGCCGTGGGTGCGAGCAGCGCTggcagccccccccggccctcccctgATCGGCCGCGTTTGGCAGGCGGGTTCCTCCGGCGGCCCTCGGTGAGGCGGCATGGGGAAGAGCTGCAAGGTGGTTGTGTGCGGCCAGGCCTCCGTCGGGAAAACGTCTATCCTGGAGCAGCTTCTGTACGGGAACCATGTGGTTGGTGagtctgggggagggggggacgacgacggggaAGGAACCTGGCaggggcccgcccggcagctccGCTGGGTGCCAGGCGGCCCTGTGCTGCAGGTGGACAAAGCCTGGCCCCGTTGGGCAAGGCTGTGCCTGGAGAGCCCCTAAACATGCAGGCAGTGGGAGGAGGAAAGATTCGCTGTCCTGCCCCAGGCTACCTGGCAGGACAGTTCTCCCGGTTGTGCCAGGGTCCCCACGTCTCCCCTGCCCACCTCTCTGGCAGGATCCGAGATGATCGAGACCCAGGAGGACATTTACGTGGGCTCCATTGAGACAGACCGGGGGGTGCGCGAGCAGGTGCGCTTCTACGACACGCGGGGCCTGCGGGACGGCCTGGAGCTTCCCAAGCACTGCTTCTCCTGCACGGACGGCTACGTGCTGGTCTACAGCACTGACAGCAAGGAGTCCTTCAAGCGAGTGGAGCTCCTCAAGAAGGAGATTGACAAGTCCAAAGACAAGAAAGAGGCGAGTATCCTAGGGGAAAGGGGCTGCAGAGTGGAATCTGCTCCCCTTGTTCAAGTTCTCACCCAAAGACTCCTTTCCTCTACTTGTTACAAGGTGGCGACAGGGACTCCTGTTCCATAAAACACTCAGTTGTAACCAGCTGTT
This genomic window from Accipiter gentilis chromosome 5, bAccGen1.1, whole genome shotgun sequence contains:
- the NKIRAS2 gene encoding NF-kappa-B inhibitor-interacting Ras-like protein 2 isoform X1, which gives rise to MGKSCKVVVCGQASVGKTSILEQLLYGNHVVGSEMIETQEDIYVGSIETDRGVREQVRFYDTRGLRDGLELPKHCFSCTDGYVLVYSTDSKESFKRVELLKKEIDKSKDKKEVTIVVLGNKCDLQEQRRVDHDAAQHWAKGEKVKLWEVSVADRHTLIEPFIYLASKMTQPQSKSAFPLSRKNKGSGSMDG
- the NKIRAS2 gene encoding NF-kappa-B inhibitor-interacting Ras-like protein 2 isoform X2 → MGKSCKVVVCGQASVGKTSILEQLLYGNHVVGSEMIETQEDIYVGSIETDRGVREQVPRSPSSEWSSSRRRLTSPKTRKRSPSWFWATSVTCRSSAGWTMTQPSTGPRVRR